The window TTGCCTTGAATTTACGGAAAGCAGTTGTGTTCAGACAGATAATATTCTTTTTCCATAACCTATCTTTCAGCTGCTGGGCAAATACATAATCAGCACtcaatttaatattaatttctgtAGTAATTACACTGGCTCCAGATCAGTCATCAGACggatttatgctaaaaaaatccTACACCCATTTGTTTCAGGAGCTGCCTAAACAGGTGCAATCCCTTATGCAAATTTACCATCACAATGAGTCTCAGAAACTGTAAGAACAATTTATATAGAGCTAGCTACAGATTAATTTTCTAAAAAGCTGGCATGCTTGGATTATTGCAGTCTCACATTTGTGTAGAAACAAGAACAAATTTGCAATGATTCTGCAAAAGTTACTTAGTTTACATTGATTAGTTCACTTGAGAGATGGTTAAAAGTTTAAGCATTgcatttttgtctgaaaagcCCACAGGTCAGCAATTCAGCTTGGTAAAACATCTTGTTAGGACAAGAAAACTGCACAGTTTTCTGCTATCAGTGTTGATATTTCTTCCAACAACATGAAGACTATTTCACAAGGTAGAAACTTGGAAGAGTTCTTTTTAAGtactgcaaacagaaatagCCTCTCCTTCAGAAAAGGTGTTAACTATGTCAGCTTGAtagattttaatctcttttgtGAAATTCAATGTGGGCCATATTTTTTACATTGAATATAGTAATTTAGGAAAAATGGTTCTACAGATACATCTAATACGCAGAAGAACACTGTCCAAAGCATATTGCATAGGTATGCATACCAGCTGCTATCCACTGGAGACATCCTGCAGTATGTATAGATCCAACTAACAAGCCTATTGAGCACAGGCTTCTCAAAGTTTTAATCAACCTCAAACAGTCCTTGATTCCTAAAAATCGATTCTGTGTGACCGGGCATGTTTTGGATAGTACACGGCTACTCTTTTTCACCAATTACCAATACAGCACAGTAATTTTAAGTTTCCATGACTTACTTTTGATATGCTAAACTTCATATTATCTCCAAGAAAAGCATATACACATTTTTATACAGCCTAGAGTGAGATTGGTGTAAAACCAGGATTTTATAACCATCAGCAGAAGTACCAGCTGCTCATAATGTTCACAAAACACAAGGGCCTGAAATCTGGCTATGCAACAGTTGGTGCCAATCTGCTTAtaaaagaaatgctgctgagGCATAGTCTTCTTACAAAAACAGGGCACGAGGGCTTCATTATTAAGTGTTCAACAACAATCCTCAGCTCAGTGAAGAGAGTcctgaaaatcagatttaaagAGAGTTTTAAAATCCTACAGCATTTATCAGAAGTATAATCTAAATCTATCTTTCATTCACTTCTTTTCTCAACACCCCCCACAAACTCTAGCTAGCAAGTTCTTTAGATCAACTCAGTGTTGCAGTATCTTGCAAGAGCTTCAGAATTCTTATCCtttaaacattaacattttaattaacttcAGTTCAGCAGCTTGCAAGGTAAGGACAGATataaaaacagcagaaaaaaaatctaccttcaagaaaaacaagcaaacaaaaaacccccaagcccTAAAAAAAGAGTAATGCTCTATCAGAAATGGTGTAAGGAGTTGGGAGGCAATTGTGTGTTTGCACTGCTTCTTGACAGAATGCAAGAACCCTGCACTCTAGAAGCAACACTTAGAAGACGgacatgagaaataaaacccacacCACCAGTTTCCCTTAAAAGCACATAAATGCCAGAACATCTTGGATAAAGTAGTTCTATTGAAAGTTAGTTTTAATATTGCAaaactttaattattttagGTACCAAAGTAGTAAAGTGCCTTTGTagattgttgttgttgttaaaaaaatatccatgtACTAAGATGGAGCAACTGATTTCTTACAAAATGGTAAGGAATAGGAGGCAATTAAGTTTATGATTCTCAGACCTGTCTTTGCATACGATGGCAGCCAAAGCCACTTACTTGGTACtttagcaaaacattttctaatcAAGTAGTGATCATACTGGAAAGTTCACAAAATCTTACCCTATGCAATGCTTGTAATAAGAAAAGTTCTGAGAAAGCACTGACCTGAGCAAATCCTCatagaaatatttatgatttCAAAGTTTAAAGCCATAGTACTGGCTTGACCAACTTTCAAACTAAATCGAGAAGGCTCTATTTCAATTACAATTAACCTGACTTACGAATTTAACTAAAGGAAGTAATGAACATGTTTAAGATcatccacagatttttttttctgtcaacaTCACACAAGTTCGTAAGTGCCTGTTCACATATAGACTTAGCCTCAGACAGGCCTGGAATCTAAAATAAGAATATCTTTCTGCTAAATGGTCACAGGACAATTAAAAGACTTTCCTCTCCCAAAGCATAGTTTTAATTACATAAGCATGTTCTGAAACCTCCCATTCAAGATGGCATGTTTCAGAAAAGTTCAGTTACATGAAATAAACGTAACCTTAAACCACctagttgggggtttttttagcatcCAGGTGTATTCCACATTCTATAATTACCATTTGCAAATTTAGTATTGTAAGTTATGCATtcattttagaaggaaaaatttCGGAACACCTAACACTATGCAGTTAAACGTTAACTTCCAAAATCAACTTCGTGCTTACCGACAGTATGGATTTCGCCGAGAGGAGTAGCGTAATGTGAGAAATCTATAGTAAATGAATGGCTGGAGCAGACTACCTTGCCCACTGAAAGAGAATAGATAAGTAGAACTTAATactcacaaaaaagaaaaaaaaaaaagaaaaaaatcaggacttTTCCTAATAAAAGCAATCAAACTCCTTAGGATCAAAAAGGCTACATTGGAGTCACATTGGTTCAGATAATCTACATGTGACAAGAAAAAGTACACAAACATACACTTAGGAAAGCAGAAACTTACATTATAGAATAAAAGTGTTCAATGAAGCAGTTTTAAAAGTGCTGTTCTTGTATAGATTTTATAAAGTTTTTTTATATATCTCATTTCTGGCGGCGGACAAAGAATTACAGAAAAGATGGTGGGTGCCTGTTCAGTATTAAGAAAAAGCTTGCAGGCCAAGCACAGAAATTGGCTGACAAACAGTCCAGTTACAGTGACCTTTTTCAGCTCTCATCATAGCACTTTGAATACCTGGGCCACATTTCTAGTATCTTTTGCAAAACTTCCCAGAACACACTGGACACTACTATAGATGTATTGAGATATCAATGCCAAGCCAATATTTGACTATTTCAATTACACTGAAATTAGGTTTTGATGCTTAACAAAACTGCTGTTTCACATGAAAGTGCTGTAAAATAGTGAAAGGGTAGCATAGAAGCCAtacagcaaagcacagaaataccATGAATAATTTCAATGACTGAAGTTTCTTTATATAACACAATATTTAAAAGTTCTATTTGAAGTTGAACATCACAGTCCCAGTAACTACAGCACATTCAAGCATAAGCGATATCTTTACCCAGAAGAAAAAACGAAGTGAAAAGTGAACTACAGGAGGAAATCTTGCACCTGTACAGTATTTACAAGCATTTAATATGCTAGGACAGTTTGAAGAACAAATTCTCACAATTGCCACATTTAACCGttacacaattttaaaatttagcatATGATCTTTTATGAGCTTCATTATCTACTACATGATATATCAAAAGTAGCAACACTTTTCATACTAAATTCTCCagagatagaaaaaaaaaaagttaccctAAAGAGTTTTAAGCACTTCAAGGTTTCAGATATTGGATACAGAGAGTATCTGTCAGTTGGTAAGTGGCCTTAAATGAAATGGAATCCTTCAGGGCTGAAGCATTTAAGTGTTCTGCTGACATATTAAAGACAAATTACGTATTCTGTCAACTTCCACGAAGATAAagcctcccttctgctgcctgGGAGACCACTCAAGACAAACATTCTTACTATGCTACAACTTGTATAGAACAAAGGGCATAACCTACTCCTGCTTGCACACTTTTAGCAGAATGAAATATAATGCCACTTAAATTTATGGAATCTAATAGTCAAAAATAAGAGTTCACTTTCAATTCTATTACATCAACCTAAATGAACAATGTAGGAGAACATGAGTTACAGGCCTGAAAAGCTTTGATTTGACCCAACAATGTTACCCATGCTATGACAGGGAAGCGTTTTTTGTGCTTAGTTATCTCAGAATGAATGCTTTTTGACTTCATGATGCACCAACTTGAGTTAAATTTATTTGATTTCTAGATTTCTCCAAGTTCAAGCCTCAGTCAGTCAGAACCATACAAATGGAGATCTATGACCCACAGAGAACTCAATTACAAAAAGTAATCCCATGTAGCAAGTTTccaattctgaaaatatttatggtaATTCTTACCTGAAGAGCATAAAGACTGTAGCTGGCATCAGGAAAATTTCATTGCAAGCAATGAATTTTAGAATATTCTGTTGATTAGCATTCAGTTTCTCTAAAAGATTTCTCAGAAAGGGCAAACTATTTGAACCCCGTgcctttaaagaagaaaaaaagattgctAGAAAAACATACAAGTTAAATCTACCTTCTCcagcacaaagaaataaaaatactaacaATGATATTAAACTCATTTAAGCATTTTAAGACTAAGTCATTTAAAGGCGTGGAGATCAGTAACTCAAAGAAAACTACTGGAAGCTTGGAACTCCGTAATTACATAGAGTTCAATTAAAATCATGAGGTGCTGCAGTTTCCTCCCACACCCTTTTTGGTTCAACAGCACAGAGAAGGCCACGAGCCTTATTCTGCCCACTAGGAGGAAGCACCTATGGCAGCAAGACAGTCCGGTTAGGAATACCAAAGGTTGGACTTGCATGAAGCTGCACAAGGCAGTTCATTGAGCAGCAAGTCCAACGGCAAGTATTTTCCTTGCTAGCctgtattttgtaattttactATTGAAACAGAGCAATCAATTTCACAGGCTATGGTTTAGCTTGAAAGCGTGTCTTAAGTTTCAGCTTCACTGCTAcacagcttttccttccttcaaagAACAGCATTTGAAGAGAAAGAATTTGTGTCAACTCCAACATAGCATTAAGTCATaacagaagggggaaaaaaaacaaaccaccaacctAAAAAAAGACTTCTCAGGTTCTCTGTGCTGAAATTCCATACTACAACATCACTTTAACTCCTCCAGCGTAGCTAAAGGAAACCATAGCTGCAACTCAAACCTGTTTATAAACCCCAAGAATACCAACAGTATTAATTGTGTCAAAAATCATATCATACTTACATCAAGAACCTTCTTCGTATATGTGGCAGCATGAAGCAAAGAGAacagcagaactggaaaaatactCACTGAAGCAAGCGATAAGGAAAATTATAGGCTCCACAAGTGCTTCATTTCTCCGTGATGTTAACACACAAGTAACAGCTTGATGGCTTTTTGCAAGAGGTTGGCTGAAATTACTTATGctgtattaaaatatgtatatgtctAACATCTGTATTTATAGCTCTTCACTTCTTACACCTCTTTGCTATGCATTTTTATTAACTTCAAAGTGTGCGCGTACGTAGGTATGCAAAAGTACAACATACACCATTACACACCAGTGCATTTCTGCTGGAATGCATTCTTTCTGCATGAAAGACGTGTGAGGTTACTACTTAAGGTCTACCAAATACATGTAGTAATAATACTTTTAATTAGAGATGctacaaaatgcatttctttacCAAAGAACATGCAGTTGCCAGCCATTCAGATTTGAGAGAGCAAGAACATAGCCATGCCTCTGCCAGAAACATTTTAAGAGTAGGATATTAAGCATATATACAAAGTGGCACAAAAGAAAGTTGTTACACATCGCCTTTGACAAGACACAGGACCAAGACTCTTTTTGCAGACTTTATCTGTTTAATAACTTATCTCAAAAGCTACTACTGTCCTACTCACAGTGAGGAGTCATATATAAACTCAGTACTGGTAGTAAATGAAAGTTACCAACTTGTCAAAGTATCACTTGAGGCTGGTCATAAAATCCACTGAAGTCTCGGGTAAAGAAAACCTAAGTACACAGAGACTGCAATGCACTATAGAGGTGATTAACCTGAGTATGGATCAATCAACATAAGCCTCTCCTATTTTACACAGAATATGCTCTATGAATAGCAAACATATTCTAGTTTAAACTAGTTTTTCAACCCATGGCACAGGTGGTGAGAAGAATCAagtttttaacatatttaaaaacatcaccAGGGTGACCAAAGCAAAGGATACTTGTAACAGGGTAGGAATTCACAAAGATAAGTGAGTACAACAGGTAGTGGCAGCTGTCCTCCAGCAAAGCCTGGGCCAGAAACGCCCTGCTAAGCTGGAAGTGCGGTAGCCTTTGGTGTAGTCGGAGGGCACTAGTAAGAGCATTAGCCAGCAAGGCACGCTGATAAAAGCTCGCTGCTTCATGCAACCTGCAAATCATCAGAGGAGACGTTACCATATGAACCAAGCCCCTGCTCAGAAGTCTTCCACCCTTGAGAATTGCATCACAATTGCACAATACCTGGAGTATTTCTATTCTCATACACAAGCAGTATTACCAAAATACAACTCAAAAACTGGTAACACCAACTTACTGCAGGTACCAAAGGTAAACCAACTCAATATATGACCATAACCACACATAAAAACACACATTTGCCAGTACTTTGCAGTTATTCAACACATTTTTCCAAACGTGTCTACAAACATTTCAAACCAATCTAAAATGGATAAACTGTTCTTACAGAAATCACCCAAGTGGGCTGAATAACAAAAATTTACCCTAACATGGAAAACAACTCTTTGAAAAGGGAGTGTAGctattttgcaaatattcaaTGCTATTTTACAAAATTACAATACATACCCCAGAAGAGGCAGGACAAATAAAGCTGAGCAGTAAACTGTGAACAAGCGGGAAATCCACATTGCTGTCTCCAACTTGTTAGCCATCAGAAATTGCTAcatcagaggaagaaaagaaaaaagccaaccCCCACAGAAGTTGATATCttaatatttgaatacaatGAACATTCTTCTGTTCTATATTAAACTGCAAGTCTTTCTCCAACCTTGAACAGAATCAAATCATAGCTCGAGGCAAAGAGCATCTTTTTCATCTGTATAAAACTTGACTCATACAATGTTACTAACCAGATCACAAACAGCTTGGCTGTCTCAGAATCAAAAGGCTCCTTTGTACGTCGCAATAAAACACAGTAGTAAGATCTTGTGTGGAGGTAGCTTTTCTGAACAAACCAACCTCACAAGACGGCCAGCTTCCAAAATGCATCATGCAAGGTCTGACTTCTGTATCTATTccttcaagttttcttttaaaatacacttcacACACCTAAGGTTAAATCACATTTCTTATGAAGGGGGAAAACAGAAGGGGTCTGGGAGATTTAGCATAGCTACATCATAAGGAAAGTAACACCGTTTTGGCCTACATATTCTTggcctaaagaaaaaaaaaaaaaaaaaaaaagcaaaacttttaacGGTAATCTAGCAGCTCTCCATAACCACAGTTCTCTTCACACCTGATGCAGTCTCGGTACCAGAATGGCTCTAACATCACACGCTTTTAGCCATTAGGTGCCTAAGAGTCAAAACATCAGCTCCCTTTCACCTGAAAGAGCTCAAGATGTTTTTCCGAATTTGAACCAGCTTTCGAATACCGCACTTTTCCTCCACGTTCCTAGACCCTTTTTATGAAAGCGACCAGAAATTAACCTAACCTGAAAGCGTCTTCATATCATCATCTTCTGACTTACGTAATATAACCACAGACACATGGTTGCTGCCGCACGGAAATAGTTCTGATTGAGGCACTTCCCAGAACGGCGGCGCAGCAGCAACACGTTTTCCATCAAGAAGTGGAAGGGCCGCTTCCCCCCCAGGGCGAGCAGCGCACGGGGCGCCCGCGCTGCCCAGGAAGCACCGTGGCCGGCCCAGGACCCTCACGCTCCCCCCGCAAGAGCCGGGCCGGCGCCGCGGCCTGCTGTCCCCCGCACAGCCGCGCCGCTCCTTACCACCGctccgccgccggccccgccttGCATGGGCCCGTTCTGCGTGGAGTCCGCCATGGCCGCACCTGCGGGGAGAGAAGCGCCTCAGCAGGGACACGGGCGACCACCCCCCGAGCCCGAActcccggcccggccgcccgcgACCCACCGCAAGCGCCACAAATGGCCAAGCACCACGCACCGCCGCGCTCCCCGCATCCGGCCGGGCGTCACTTCCTGCGGCCGCGGGGCCTGCCGGGCAATGTAGGCGACGTGACGCTTCCGGCGGCCCCAGGCGGCGTCACAGGGCCTTGTCGGGGGCGGGCGTGGGGCTGCCGCTGCCGGCGGACACGCGTGGGCCGGAGGACACAGCGGGCCCGGCCACCGCTCCTCAGTGGGGTCTACATAGGGGTTCTTCTGTGTTGTGACAGCGTCAAGGCTCACTTCGGCGCCTGTCTGGGGCGCGTTTGCTCACCGAGGGCCGGGCAGGCTTTGCAGAGCCATTTACCGAGACACAGACTTAAGAATCATAAGGTCCGAGGTCTCAGACGGTGCTCTCCAGTTCCCCAGTGCCGCAGTGTCATGGTGGTGTCACACAAAAATGATGCGAATAAAAATTGAATATCATCCTGCCTCAGGATGGTATTTTAGTGTTACTGGTTCCCTATaacataaaagggaaaaaaaaaaaaagccttttcaaagCTCCATGTGCCCAAACATCCTGCAAGCggtattaaattaaaatgcagaagctTCGTAATAAGTTTCTGGAATCTTTGATCTATAATCGCTTAACCTTAAAGCAAAGGAGCTTTAATCAAGTACAGGCATACCAGCAACGTTGACAGGAGGACCAAGCTGGACGGCACAAAGCAGAAGCCTCCTGCTCACTCTGCAACATGTCACATATGCTATGTGCAAGGTTTTGGGAAGGGTTAATCCTCCATTAATCTGACCCTTGtcttaatattaatttttctttttttttaaattatctgtgCTGGATAGCTATGTGAACATGTTTCTATTCTCAGCTGGACGTCTATAAATCTAGTATAACTTGGCTGAAGTGGtatcaaagtaaaataaaatgaactgaGAGCCTCAAGATAGACACCTTTGCCTTTTAGCTCCTGTAGCTTCCTGTGGTTTGTACGCCCGAGTTTCTCTCAAGGATGTGCAGCAGGTTCCCCCTTCTGGCAGCACGGGTTCCAGGACAGCAAACCATCTACTCCAGTTTCTAATCATTCCCAGGTGCTTTCAATTACTCTTTAGCAgcaaaaaaagacatatttttgtGAACAAGGATGTTGGAATCAATATCCGCAATCAGCCTCATCTCTGGTTTATGGTGACTTGGGAAGGCATCAGGAGAATGTGTAATGAAGTATGTTGATGGGAAAGGAGCAAAATGAGAGTCAGCTGATATGGATTCTAATAACAATTACAAGTAAACTAAGGCTTGAGGCTAATTAACACCTTTTAAATTGGAGATGCAGAACCTGATTCTCCACTTCTTTTCCCAGCCACTCATCTCTTACTAAAGTGGCTGCAAAGTAGGCACAAGACTTACCTGCTGTTTTGGGACCATTTTTCTGTGGGTGAAGAACACTGTGTGTAAACAGCACTAGAGAATTAGGGCTCTCAGCGTGTCTGCTGGGTGTTCTCAAATGTGTAATAAAAAGACTGACATTTATGCTAAACCAAAATTAAGGCTTTGAATATTGCCCCAGTAAATTAAGTTTAACCATTACCAGACTATTttctttattagaaaaaaaaatattgatataTCTAGATTTCTTTAGATGCAACTGAAATGTGGAAATACACATGGAAGACAAACAGATGTTTAATGTTGCCAAACTGAAATGTCACAAGTGAAAAAACCTTTTGACCAGTCTTCAAGATTATGTATTTCTTAAACAGACCTAGGATGACAAATCCATACCTATATCAGAAATGCTTATTTATGTCTTAGCATTTGTAATTTAGGAAGGACTGAatacacacacaagcaaaacatCAATTTTTAAGGTCTGGGTTGCTGTCTGTCAGTCATAACATTAAattatatgttttcttttagaaaaagttATCTTTCACAGTAAATAGGATGGTAAACCACTGTTTATTCCCCAAAGCTAACGGCTTAAAACGTACCATGCTTTGGCAAACTTAATAAGGAATATCACACTTGTTCCTTTGCAGCCAAGAAGTCTCCTTtggtttatttcagtttttcttttcccagctttCCCCTTCACTTTTGTTCTGCATTTATTGTTGCATGTTGTTTGATATGGTCTCTCCTGTTGAGCACTTTGGACCATGCTACTGTTTACTTTAACTTGAGAGAAGACATTAAATTATATCTTAAGAAATCAAGTGTCAGCTATTGGCTTCTCCCTTGCCCGATTCTCCTCTGCTATAATATTGCCGATtgagcagagaggaggagcagaaatTGAATCTTGTGTTACTAATGATCTGGTTTCCGACAGCTCTAAGGGGATTCTTCTGGACCATCAAGGCACCGGTTTGCTTTCATTGGTGATGAATAGTTCAGATATTTAGAAGAGTATCATTGTAATTGCCAAGAACTTACCTACCTCATTAGCAATACAGTCCTATTTCTCCTCTATGGCAGCCCATCACAATCAGCACAGACATATAGGAAATTGTAACAAACACAGCTCTCTACTTCCCCCCAGTAAATTGAAAAGCCTATCAGAGAATTATTGGCAGTAACGATACTTGGGATCAgctctcaatttaaaaaattatggtTGCAAAGAGATATATTTTGACCTTTTGGGCCCAAACGTATACACCTGCTTCCACTAACACACTTTGAAgtctcagagaaaaaaaccccaccttagTATGTctgtaaaataatacaaatacaaatattttagaaatatatgaaagaaaataagcaatgcTTTGCATTTACTTAGCTCTGGCTGAGACTCTCCAGACACACTGCAAGTTTACTAGTGCTCACAACATCACTATTAGTTAGATGTTCAGTGAGGACTTTGGGTCAAAAAGgttagtgatttttttgtagGCATATGAGCAGTAGCATAGCTGGGCTGgaaatcatggaatcacagaatggttaggatTGGAAGTAAcccctggagatcatctagtccaacccaatGGAATCCACAACTCCTGAGTCCCCATTGTCACTTTCTTTCTTAGTCACTGTGtgttttcagatgaaatgatACGCAAAACTCCATCTATAATTTGAAGCCATTTTGAATATCCAAAGAAGAAGTAGGCTTTTAGGGTGTTTCAAATTAATTACTGAAAACCTCATTACAGATgctatggaaatattttataaacaacagttattattaaataaatttcaacagccacaataaatattttatagaaacagtattttgcatTACAGATTGTTTTAAGTTTGAActtttaattgtctttttaaaagcatcaccaTCAGACGCATGCAATCTTTTGTGGTCTCCAGTTGCCTCAATTCTCAATTGTTTTAACAGAAGCTGATGTAGCGTTGTTTATGTGGTGTTCACCACCTTGCAGCATGGGGCACTTGAGGTTCAGATAATGATTTATCTATTTTGTCCTCCTTGATTTGAAAGAAGATACTGTTGCTGACATCTGCGtacagttttcatttatttcaaataaaagagagaacatTCTTCCAAGGTCGATAGGATTGCAGTTTCTCATAGCCAAACTAGCTCCATTATTTGTATCAGTAGGGGATAACGCAAAactaaaataagtttttatgCAAAGTTGTAATGAACAATTTGGTTCTTGTTTGTGGTTATCTCAAGCTGGCTGTCCAAATCTCAAGAAACAATGAAGGACATCGGGTCAATGCAtgttacatttttcagaaaaagataCAGAAGTCTTCTGTCTCTCTCTACCAGATTGCTTTGTGATTTTTGCTCGATGGTCTGTAGCAATATCAAACatgctcttctttcttttccctcgCAGCTGGAGTTTCCATTTACTCACCCTTCCTGGAAGGATGACCCTTTAAATCACTAAGTGCCTGCCAAAgcagtgaaaaagagaaaccacAACCTTTCTGAAGATGTGCAAAATAGGAGGATATTTCTTCCAGTTGCTTTCTGTGTCAGTATTTTTGTAACTTTCAACGTTTTTATATGTCCCTGTGTTATTAAGAGGAGTGACACAGAAGCTGTAAGTGTAAGCTTAAGATGGTACAAAGAACTATGAttaatttatatatgtatttttttaaa of the Caloenas nicobarica isolate bCalNic1 chromosome 4, bCalNic1.hap1, whole genome shotgun sequence genome contains:
- the TMEM33 gene encoding transmembrane protein 33, with protein sequence MADSTQNGPMQGGAGGGAVQFLMANKLETAMWISRLFTVYCSALFVLPLLGLHEAASFYQRALLANALTSALRLHQRLPHFQLSRAFLAQALLEDSCHYLLYSLIFVNSYPVTMSIFPVLLFSLLHAATYTKKVLDARGSNSLPFLRNLLEKLNANQQNILKFIACNEIFLMPATVFMLFSGQGSLLQPFIYYRFLTLRYSSRRNPYCRTLFTELRIVVEHLIMKPSCPVFVRRLCLSSISFISRLAPTVA